In the genome of Sinorhizobium chiapasense, the window CCTTCTTGCGGTCGGCGGGGCAATTGTAGGCGGCATAGTCGGAACAGTTTGGGTCAGGTTCGTCCGGCTGCTGGGTGATCAATATCTCATCATCGCTGCCACGACGCTCCTGGCCTGGATTTCCTATCTGATCGCAGAGCAGCTTCATGTTTCCGGTGTCATCGCCACGGTGACGACGGGCCTGATCGCGACATGGCATCAGCATACCGTGCTTTCGGCCGCAACGCGGATGCGGGGATCAGCTTTTTGGACGGTGGTAATCTTCCTCATGGAAGCTGCGGTTTTCATTTTGATTGGGCTGTCCTTACGGGACGTCGTTGAGCGCGGCGGCGGCTTCGGCACCGTGGTTGCAACCATGGGGCTGCCGATCCTCGCGATTCTGGCGACTCTGGTCGTCGCACGCTTCATCTGGGTGCTCGCCTCGGACCTCGTCATCAACCTATGCAACAGGCTGGGGTTTGCGCGAACACCGCCTCTTGGAGCTGGTGGCGCGATCGTCCTGAGTTGGGTGGGCGTCCGCGGCGTGGTCACCCTTGCCTTGGCACTTAGCTTGCCGGAAGGCTTTCCGGGTCGCGACTTCATTCTGGTCACGGCGTTTGCGGTCATTGTCGGAACGGTGCTCGTGCAGGGTACGACGCTCGGGCGTGTAATCGCTTGGGCAGGGTTGACGGAGCCGGATTCGGAACGCGCTCGCCTGACCATGAGCCAGGCAGAGGCCGCCATGGCGCAGGCCCAATTGGCCACCATTCAAAGCTTGGCATACGACGTTGACGGAAACCTTATTCATCCTCAATTGCTGGAAAGATATAAGCGCAGAGCGGTCGTAATCGTCGACTACGCGGAGCGCACCGAGGATTACGCTCCGACGCTTCATGCCCATTTCGACGTCGTCCTGGAGGCCGTGGCGACGGGACGCCGGGAACTTATCCGCCTCCATCGCGCCGGCGATATCGATGACGAGACTTTGCGTGAACTGGAGCGCGATCTCGACCTCGAAGAGTTGAGCGCGATATCGGCGAAAGCGTAAATTCGACCTGAGGGAACAAGCCTCGATGTCCGCTTCTGGCGCATTCGGACGAGCGCCGACGACGGGTCTCGGCCCGAAGCGGACTTCCGATTGCCCTAAATCCAGAAAGTGATATCCGAACTTACGCAACTTCAATGGCGTTGAACGGAGTAGGAAATGAGTGATTTCAGTTGCTGGTTTTGCAAGCAGACTATCGAAGAACACGACGTCAAAGCGGTGGCGATTGAGATTTCAAATCTTTGGTTTTCGGGAGAAAATCAACCTATCCAATCTTTTTGGGCTCATTCAAAGTGCGCACAGCAAAATCTTAGCGGCGGATACATTTTCGACCCTGACGACCTCATAAACCCACAGTAACTACACTTAGATCGAGCAATAGCGTAATGACCGCAATTGGCGACTTCCGGACGAGCGCAGACGACGGGTCTTGGCCCAAGGCGGTCGCCTTGCAGTCGAGCGCTTATTTCAGGAGCGAGCGGCACGCTCCGGCAAGCAATTTGCGCAGCAAGATCCGGTGAATCTTCAAGGTAGATGGCCGCTGCTGCATCACCCGCGGAGCGGACATTTCGGGAAATGGCGATCGAGTCCAGCATTCTATTTCAGACATTTCTGACCGTAGGCCCGAAACGGTCATGACCTCCTCACTTCTCCACCGGAAGGCTAAAAGTTGATTGCGATACTCCTCTTAACAGACTAAAGCGGAGGGCGAGATTCATCTGAGGGGGTATACCATGGAGAGTGCACGCAAAATCGCAACCGTATTCGGGTTTCTGGCCGTTCTGGCGGCCGGCACCGTTCATGCTGAGGACGCGAAGACGCTGACGATTACCGATGACCGGGGCGTCAAGGTCGAGGTTCCGGTCCAGCCGAAGCGGATTGCCTCGATTTCCTATTTCGCCGACGACGTCGCCTTGGCGCTCGGTATCAAGCCGGTTGCCAGCACCTACATGACGGCGGGCCGCGAGCCGGAATTCCTGCTCGGTCTGACCAGGGACATGAAGCAGATCGGCCAGCGTGCAAAGCCGAACCTTGAACTCCTGTCGGAAGCGAAACCCGATCTCATCGTCGCCATCCGGCGTTACACTGTCGGCAACGCACCGCAGCTCGAAAAGATCGCGCCCTATGTTGCCTACAACATGGAACTTCTGGATGGCAGCGACAGGGAGATCGCCGAGCTTTCCAAGATCCTCGGCAATCCCGAGCGCGGCGTTGAGCTGAACAAGGAATTCCGCGAGCACCTGGCCGAATTCGCGGCAAAGGCCCCGAAGAACGTGCATCCGCGTTTTGCAATCATGTGGGGCGGCGAGACGCCGTTTGCATTCCACAACGAAAATACCTCAGCCTCCATCGTCAACGCCATCGGCGGCGACAACATTGCCGGGGCCATGACACCGGGCGGCGAGTTCGGCGTCGATCTCAGCCTGGAAACCATGCTCGAGAAGGACCCGGAAGTCCTGTTCATCTATGACTCCGGACCGGACCGCCCGCATGAAAACAACCCGATCTGGCAGGAACTGACGGCAGTCAGGAACAAGCGGGTCTTCTATGTCGGCGACCAGTGGGTCGAGACGAATGGTCCGATCGCCCGCGAGATCGTTCTGCGCGAGGCCGCCCATTACCTCTATCCCGACGTATTCCCGGCGGTCGATGTCAAGGCGGAAGCCGCCAGGATCATTCCGGCTCAAGTCCAGAACTAGATCTCATTTCACAGTTTCATTGAAACAGTGAAATGATCTAACCCTTTGAATCTACGCAATTCCGGATGGAAAACCGTTACACACTTTTCCTGGAATTGCTCTAAGGAACAACCGGCCGCGACGACGATGGACGCACGGAAATCCTCTATAGCCATCGCTTTCGTCGTCGTCGCGACCTTGCTGGTCATGGTCGTCGGGCTGTTGCCCGGCGCCAAGACGCTCTCGATCGAGACCGCCTTGCGCGTCCTCTTCGCTCCGGACGGGAAGATCGACTCCATCCTCATCTGGACGCTGAGGCTTCCGCGCAGCCTCGCCGCTGCGGTCGCGGGGGCCGGCCTCGCCGTCTCGGGCTACCTGCTGCAGGCGTTGACCCGCAATCCGCTTGCCGATCCCGGCATCACGGGCGTTACCGCAGGAGCGATCGCGCCGATCGTCGCTTGCTTCGTTCTGCTGCCCTGGTTTTCCTCGCTCTACTACCCGTTTGTCGGCCTTGCCGGAGGGCTTGCCGCAGCGTCGGTGACCTTTTGGGTCGCGCGGGGCGGCAATGGCCGTCCGCTTCATCTGGCTCTTGGTGGTCTCAGCGTCTCCCTCTTCCTGGGCGCAATAACCATCTACGTCCTGCTTCTCGCGGGGCCGCAATCGACCGCCCTCATGTTCTGGATATCGGGCGGTTTCGCCGGCAGGAGCTGGTCGCACGTCCTCCACATATTGCCTTGGGTCGCCGTCGGCGTGGGCGGGGCTCTGTTGCTGCATCGGGTCGTGGCGATGTTTTCGCTGAGCGACCATGCTGCCGCCGGGATGGGTGTGCAGCTTAACCTGTGGAAACCGGTTCTGCTTGTGCTCGGCATCTGTCCCGTGGCCGGCGTCGCGCCGGTCTCCGGACCCGTCGCCTTCGTCGGGCTGGCGGCTCCGCATATTGCGCGCCTTCTGCGGCCCCGCGGAACGGCCTGGGAAATCGCGCTTTCGGCGGCCATCGGCTCATTGATCGTGACATCGGCGGACCTGATCGGCAGAACGATCGCCATCCCGAAGGAAATCCCTGTCGGCATCATGACCGCGCTCCTCGGCGGCCCGATCTTCGTCTACCTCATCCAGCGGGGGCGTCTCGACTTCAAGGGAGAAGGCGCATGACGTCGAATGTGCCTGCCGTTGCGCAGCCGAAGCCGTGGCTCCTGCCCGCCGCCTTTCTGCTGGTCCTGCTATCCTTCGTCGCCGCCGTTTTCCTGGGCGTCGTCGATATCCCGGCGGATGACGTCATGTCGGTCCTGACCGGAGGCGGATCGCCGGAAGCCCGGTCCATCATCCTCGATATCCGTCTGCCGCGGATCGTTACCGGCATCCTCGCCGGAATCCAGTTCGCCGTGGCCGGTCTTCTGCTTCAGACCATCACCCGCAATCCGCTGGCCGACCCGTCGCTCATGGGCGTCTCCCAGGGCGCGACGCTGACTGTCACCACCTTTCTTCTGTTCACCGTCTACATCTTCAATCCCGGCTCGAACACTCTGGCGGAGCTGCCCATCGGATGGCTGCCGACCGCCGGATTGGTGGGCGGAATGGCGGCGGGCGGCCTTATCTACCTGATGGCGTTCCGACTCGATCTCAGCCCGCTCAGGATTACGCTCTGCGGCATCGCGATCGGCGCGGTGCTGCACGCCCTGGCTATCGGTTTGATTGCTGGCTGGGGTTCGGCACGCATCGAAATCATCCTCGAATGGCTCTCCGGCAGCCTCTACGCGCGCACCTGGGACCACGCGATTTTCCTGCTGCCGTTCACGGTCGCGGGCCTCGCCGCCCTCCCCCTGATCTACCGGCCGCTGATCCTCCTGCAGTTCGATGCGGCCCTCGCCCGCTCTTTCGGTCTGTCCTACCGCAAGCAGTTCTCGCTCGTTCTTCTGGTGTCCTGCGCGCTTGCCGCAAGTGCCGTCGGCGCGATCGGCCCGATCGTGTTCGTCGGCCTCATCGTGCCGCACCTGGCGCGCTTCCTCGCCGGGCGGCATTTCCCGCTGGTGCTGCCGCTGACGACCGTCCTCGGGGCGGTGATCGTGACGCTTGGCGACCTCATCGGTCGCCTGGTCGGGCGCGCCGAGGAAGTGCCGATCGGCGTGGTCACAGCCATTGTCGGCGTGCCGATATTGATCGCGCTGCTCAGAAAGGTCCCTTGAGTTTGCCCATGCCCCTCTCCTGCTCGCCACTGACGGTTCTCTACGGTCGCCGGAAGGCGTTGAACGGCTTCACGCTCTCTCTGGAGAAGGGCGAGATACGCGCCCTGATCGGCCCGAACGGATCAGGCAAGAGCACGGCGCTGCAGGCGCTCGCGGGATTGATCACACCCGCTGCGGGGCAAACCTCCATCGAGGGCGTCGCCGTAGCCTCCATGTCGCGGCGCGCCATAGCGAAGAAGCTCGCCTTCCTGCCACAGCAACCCTCTGCGCCGGACGAGATGACCATCGCGCAACTCGTGCGGCAGGGGCGCTTCCCCCATGTCGGGCTGTTCCGCTCTTATGATCGCAAGGACGAAGAAGCCATAGAATGGGCGCTCGAAAGCACCGGCCTCACGAGCCTCGCAGATCGAACGCTGCAGGAGCTTTCCGGCGGTGAGCGGCAACGGGCATGGATATCCGCGGCGCTCGCCCAGGAGGCTGGCATCCTGTTGCTCGACGAGCCGACCTCCTTCCTCGATATCGGTTATCAGGTGGAGGTCCTGGACCTCGTGCACCGGCTCAGTCGGGAAAGGGGCGTGACGATCGTCATGGCGATCCACGACATAAATCAGGCGATCGCCGTCAGCGACCGCATATCGCTGCTCGAGAGGGGCGAGCTACGCTTCAATGGCGAGCCGAGGGCGCTCGCCGAAAGCGGACTGATCGAAAAAACCTTCCGGGTCAAGGGACGGTTCGTCGAAGTCGCCCCCGGCAAGCCGCCCCACTTCGACGTCGAGCTTACGAGGCATTCCGACGCTTGACGAGGCGGAACACGGTCTTGGTCCCAGTGTAGTATTCGAGCGCATCGGCAAAATCCGGCGTCCACCCGTCCTCGACGAACGGGATGAAGCCGCCGTACTCGAGTTTTCGGCCAGACACTTCGAAGCCCGCGTTGGCGAAGGCCCGCGCATAATCCGTAATCGAACGATCCTGGACGACGGTGTTCGTGCGCTTCGCGACGAGTTCGCGCCACTTCGGCCACAGCGGATTGTCCGTATGGCAACCGGTCACGGCATAATAGACGCCGCCGGGCTTCAGCGCCTTGAATATATCCGCGGCGTGGGCGTCGATGTCCTTGACCAGGTAGACGACCTCATGGCTGATCGCCAAATCGAACTCCTCGATCCAGCCTTCGAGCGATTGGCCGACCGTGTGCTGCACGGGAATATTGCCCTTGAAGGCTTCGGCCTTTGCGATCGACTGCTCCGCGATGTCGATGCCGAGCGCCTTGCGGAAAGGCCGGATGGCGTAGAGGTGGCGCAACAGACCGCCCTGATTGCAGCCGAAATCGAGAACGCTCTTTTCCGAAAGGTCGCGTTCGAGAATGAGGTCAATGAGATGTCGCCAGATCGGCGCATGCCCGTCCGACATGTGGTCCTCGGCATCCGGGTCGACATACCAGGTGGCGATGGTCTTGGCGTCTCGGCTCATATGATCCTCTCCGATGCGATTCACACCCGGCCAGTCTCATAGGCTCCCCGGAGCGATGTGGGTAGACCAAATTGAAGGATGCAAAGGTCGGCGTCCGGAGCATTCCATTTCATGCGTCCGGCATGCCTGCGAGCAGCAATCCTTCGAGGATGGGTTCGATACGGCCGGGAATCTTGGCGGCCTGGCCTGCGCGAATGCTGGCGACGGTGACCTCGGGCGAGATCGCGAGCAGGTTGGCGAGGTGCCGCCGGGCCTCCTCCATCCGGCCGAGCCGCGCATTCGCGGCGATCAGCATCCAGAAGCACGGGGCATATTCGGCATTCGCCGCCATGGATTTGCGCGCCCAGACCAAGGCCTCTTCATAGTTGCCGCGGACCATCTCGACATGAGCCAGGCCGGTAAGATTCCAATGAGCGCCCAACCCGTTGGGACTAAGCCGCTCGGCGCGAAGAAAATAGGTGACGGCGTCATCAAGGCTGCCGCAGTGCAGGTTCGCGACGCCCGCAAAATTGACCACGTCGAGGTTGTTGGGGTTGAAGGCAACTGCGTTGCGGACCAGCTCGAAGCCTCGATCGTATTCCTTGAGGTGCTGGATCAAGGCGTTGCCACAGATTCCGGTAACGGTCGCGTCGCCGTGACCATGCGAAAGGGCACGTTCGATGTAGTTCCGGCAGAGTGCTTGCGGATCCTCGACGCCGGACAGCTTCCAGCCCAGAGTGCCACGTTGCATAAGCAGGATGACTGCCGTTGCAAGATAGGTGGCGTTGTTCGGCTCGAGGGCAATCGCCTGGTTGATCAGAGTGAGGCCGGCTTGGTTCCGCTCCGGTGTGTCCACGTAGAAGTTCACCATAGTCTGAAGGTAGATGTCATACGCCTCGATGCTCTCAGGACGTTCCCTCCGTGAACGGGCGATCTCTGCGCTCTTGATCTGGGGTTCGACTATCGCCACGACGCTTTCGGTAATGCGATCCTGGAAGTCAAAAATATCCTCCGTCGATCCATCATAGTGCTCGGCCCAGAGATGTGCGCCGGTGGCACCCTCGACGAGCTGCGCCGTGATGCGCAGCCGAGTGGCAGCCCTTCGAATGCTGCCTTCCAGCACGTAGCGCACGCCAAGCTCACGCGCGACCTGGCGGACGTCGGTCGCCCGTCCCTTGTAGACGAACGAGGAATTGCGCGCGATCACGGCGAAGGAGCGGAAGCGGCTGAGTGCCGTTATCATGTCTTCCACGACGCCGTCTGCGAAATACTCCTGCTCGACGTCGCCGCTCATGTTCTCGAAGGGTAGAACGGCCAATGACGGACGCATACTGTCCACCTTCTCGAGCGGCAGGGCGGATTTCGCTGCCGTCGGCCGAGGCGGACGCCATTTCCAGATGTGGATGGGTCGGTCGATGTTCTTAAGCTGAACCTCGCCACTGTCCTCGAACAAGGCGTTGACGCGGCCAACAATACTTTCCTTTACGATCGAGGAGATGCAGATGCCGCCGGGCTCCGCCAAGGGCTCGAGTCGAGCTGCAACATTGACGCCGTCGCCGTAGATGTCTCCGTCCTCGAACCTGACATCGCCGAGGTTCATCCCGATCCGCAGGACGATTTCCGGAAGCGGGGCGTCGGAGACTCGGGCGTTCTGCAACGCCAGCGCGCAATTGACCGCATCAACAACACTGTCGAATTGGACGAGTGCTCCGTCGCCCATCAGCTTGACAAGGCGGCCGTTATGGCCCGCGACGGCGGGATTGAAGACGGACTGCCGATGATGTTTCAGGGCGGCCAGGGTGGCGGTTTCGTCGGTTGCCATCATGCGGGAATAACCGACGACGTCCGCCGCCAGGACCGCCGCCAGCCTTCGATCGACATGATCATCGCTCATCGTGCCCCTCTCCCGCGCGGAGATCATAGCGGCCACCCAAGCGCGATCCTAGAGCATCCCGATTTCAAGTGGAATCACTGAAAGCGGATAAGATGCACTAGAATCAAAGTGCTAGAGCGTCCTTTGTGCGTTCACTTGAACGCACGGCGCTCTAGTTACCCGGTTTATTCTTGATGGCGGCCTCGATCTGCCTCTTCACAGCATCAAGGTTGAACGACGCCGGATCTTGCATCGGCGGATAGTCGACGGCAGTAAGAGCGAGTTTGACGACTTCCTGCTGAACGCTCACGAACCGCCAGAATTCGCGAGCGAAGAAATCATTCATGTACCCGCCACCAAGATTATTGAGGCTTTCCTCGCTGATGGATGGGGTCCGCTCGAATGGGTCCTGCCGGATGTTGACCATTGTGGGCATGTCCGTCGTGACCTTTGCCCCAGGCCAACCCTGTGGCTGTTGGATAAACTGGAACTTGAAGTTGTCGATCCGAATCGCGCCCAGTGCCGGCCCGGCGAAGTAGAAAAATTCGTGACGCGCCGACGGTGTCGTTCCCTGCAACAAGGCCAACTGATTGTAGCCGTCAAGATGGTTCTTGTAGGTCCGATCACCGAGTTGCACGCCTTTTAGCAGCTGTTCGGTGATGTTGGGGTTGCCAGCGGCCGCGACGAGCGTCGGGAACCAGTCCAGAGCCGAGAAAATCCCGTTTTCAATAGTGCCCGGTTTAATCTTGCCCGGCCAACGAATGATCGCCGGAGCCCTAAACCCGCCCTCCATAACGGTGCCTTTGGTACCCTTGAACGGGGTCATCCCACCGTCAGGCCACGTAAATACCTCAGCGCCGTTGTCCGTTGTGAAAATGACAATGGTGTTGTTGGTTTCGCCTGCATCTTCCACGCATTTCATTATTGCCCCGACGCTGTCGTCCAGCTGTGCCATGCCAGCTTCCTCAAGGCCGTAGTTGCTGTCGCTGCCCATAAGCGCCTGGTACTTCGGCGACAGGAAGGTCCAGACGTGCATGCGCGTTGGGTTGTGCCAAACAAAGAAAGGTTTTCGGTCCGCCTTCGCTTTGTCCATGAAGTCGCAGGAGGCCTTGACCAGGACCTCGTCGAACGTCCCCATGTCGTGTTTGGCCTTGGGGATCACATCATGCATGTTCGGCACATTGGACATGTCGGGATATGGCGCGAGAGGCCCCTCGTCCATGATCCGCTGCTTGCCGACCTTTCCCCAGCGCGGCTGTTCGGCCGCATCGTCGGTTTCGGTTGCAAAGCTGTGGACCAAGTTACGAGGGCCAAACTTGTCGCGGTACGACTGATCGTTCGGAAACGAGTACCAGTATGGGTCCGACATGGCGTCGAGGTGATACAGGTACCCGAAGAACTCATCGAATCCGTGCACTGTCGGCAGATACTTGTTCAAGTCCCCGAGGTGGTTTTTGCCGAACTGACCTGTGGCATAGCCCTCGGCCTTCAGAGCGGTCGCGATCGTCGCTGCCTTGTCGGGCATCCCTACATCCGCGCCGGCCTGGCCAACCGTTGTCAGACCTGTGCGCAGTGGTATTTCGCCGGTTATGAAACTCGCGCGTCCTGCCGTGCAACTCGCCTCGGCATAGTAGTCGGTAAACATCATGCCCTCGGACGCCAACCTGTCGAGGTTTGGCGTCTTGCCTGACATGATTCCCCGGTGATAGGCGCCGATATTGAACCAGCCCACGTCGTCGCCCATGATGACAACGATGTTGGGTTTCGGTTCCTGCGCCTTGGCAGGCGTGTTCAGGGCCAACGCGAACGTGGATGATAGCAATCCAATACAGATGTTTCGCAATGTACTCATCGGGTCACCCTCCTCCAAAAGAGCGCACGCCAAGTTTGCTTGCGCACGCCAAAGAATGCGACATGAAGAGAACTTTAATGCTTATTCTGCCAATAGCGTCCCGCGAGGACTAGAGCGCCATGCGCTCAAGTAAACGCACAAAGGACGCTCTAGCACTTTGATTCTAGAGCATCTTATCCACTTTCAGTGATTCCACTTGAAAGCGGGATGCTCTAACGATGCTTCGAGCCTGAAAGTATTTATCACACAGTTGCGTCTTGTTCCACAATTCGGCAACGTCCGCGTGTCGGGCTACCTCCATTCACGACTGCTCTTGGCGCATTCCAGGCGATGATCGAGTTGCAAGCGCAAGGACGCATGAACGGCCAGCCGATTACCAGGCGCAAAGCGACCGCGACGTCGGCGTCAGGCGTGCCACCTCGATCCTCCGCCAGCACTGGCCGTCCATTCTCGGGTAGATCTCGTCCGCCCAATTGACGTTCCGGTGCAGGCGTTCCTGATAGCGGGCTGCACTTTCCTCGTCCTTGTGGCATTCGAACCAGACAAGCACCGTTTCCCCCTCGCGAACCGGGAGCCTCGGAAAGCCGTTGACGCCTCGCGCGGTCACAAACACTCCATCGATGCGTGCTCCGGCTTCCTGCATGACAGGAAGTGCCTTGTCGCTGAAGTACCTCGCAAAATCCTCTTCGGTTCTTGGTGCCAGCGAGCAGATATTTACGACAATCAGGCCCCTCGCCTCGGGCCGCTCGACCTCCTGGCTCCTTTTGAGATTATGTGCGAACGGTTGCACGCTGCCGGTCGACTTCAAGAGCAATACGTTGTCCGAATTGAGCATCGTCTCGTTGGCGGCTGGTCCATGTTCTTTCCAGACCGGGCCTGAATAAAAGGATGCGAGCGCTTCCGTTCGGGCTTCCATATCCCTGAAGGAGCGAACCCAGACAAAGGCGTCAGGATCGTCGAGGTCGCGGAACTCGCCTTCGATGCGCATCCCCTTCGCTTCCTGCGGTTCAACGAACTCCCTGTCAAACAGGCCGATCAATGCCTCTCTGCCATTTGGGAGAAGTCTGTAGCGGCGGAGTTCAAACACGGTATGGGGGGTCATGGCTTCTCCTGACAGGTCAATCATCCTGTTTTGCAACACAGGACAATTGACCTGTTTTGTCAA includes:
- a CDS encoding arylsulfatase, with amino-acid sequence MSTLRNICIGLLSSTFALALNTPAKAQEPKPNIVVIMGDDVGWFNIGAYHRGIMSGKTPNLDRLASEGMMFTDYYAEASCTAGRASFITGEIPLRTGLTTVGQAGADVGMPDKAATIATALKAEGYATGQFGKNHLGDLNKYLPTVHGFDEFFGYLYHLDAMSDPYWYSFPNDQSYRDKFGPRNLVHSFATETDDAAEQPRWGKVGKQRIMDEGPLAPYPDMSNVPNMHDVIPKAKHDMGTFDEVLVKASCDFMDKAKADRKPFFVWHNPTRMHVWTFLSPKYQALMGSDSNYGLEEAGMAQLDDSVGAIMKCVEDAGETNNTIVIFTTDNGAEVFTWPDGGMTPFKGTKGTVMEGGFRAPAIIRWPGKIKPGTIENGIFSALDWFPTLVAAAGNPNITEQLLKGVQLGDRTYKNHLDGYNQLALLQGTTPSARHEFFYFAGPALGAIRIDNFKFQFIQQPQGWPGAKVTTDMPTMVNIRQDPFERTPSISEESLNNLGGGYMNDFFAREFWRFVSVQQEVVKLALTAVDYPPMQDPASFNLDAVKRQIEAAIKNKPGN
- a CDS encoding FecCD family ABC transporter permease, translating into MDARKSSIAIAFVVVATLLVMVVGLLPGAKTLSIETALRVLFAPDGKIDSILIWTLRLPRSLAAAVAGAGLAVSGYLLQALTRNPLADPGITGVTAGAIAPIVACFVLLPWFSSLYYPFVGLAGGLAAASVTFWVARGGNGRPLHLALGGLSVSLFLGAITIYVLLLAGPQSTALMFWISGGFAGRSWSHVLHILPWVAVGVGGALLLHRVVAMFSLSDHAAAGMGVQLNLWKPVLLVLGICPVAGVAPVSGPVAFVGLAAPHIARLLRPRGTAWEIALSAAIGSLIVTSADLIGRTIAIPKEIPVGIMTALLGGPIFVYLIQRGRLDFKGEGA
- a CDS encoding Na+/H+ antiporter; the encoded protein is MDGTHFFELVIAMFLAIIALHYAAHRLGLPPAVALLAGGALLAFLPGLPAITVDPGLVLVIFLPPLLLDGAWSIAVQRLRRHILGIASLAVGAVFFTCAVVAVVAHLIFPSLPWAACAALGAIVSPPDAVSARAVLERVRLPRRLQILLEGESLLNDASGLVLFRLAVAAAATGTFSAVEAAGNFFLLAVGGAIVGGIVGTVWVRFVRLLGDQYLIIAATTLLAWISYLIAEQLHVSGVIATVTTGLIATWHQHTVLSAATRMRGSAFWTVVIFLMEAAVFILIGLSLRDVVERGGGFGTVVATMGLPILAILATLVVARFIWVLASDLVINLCNRLGFARTPPLGAGGAIVLSWVGVRGVVTLALALSLPEGFPGRDFILVTAFAVIVGTVLVQGTTLGRVIAWAGLTEPDSERARLTMSQAEAAMAQAQLATIQSLAYDVDGNLIHPQLLERYKRRAVVIVDYAERTEDYAPTLHAHFDVVLEAVATGRRELIRLHRAGDIDDETLRELERDLDLEELSAISAKA
- a CDS encoding adenylate/guanylate cyclase domain-containing protein encodes the protein MSDDHVDRRLAAVLAADVVGYSRMMATDETATLAALKHHRQSVFNPAVAGHNGRLVKLMGDGALVQFDSVVDAVNCALALQNARVSDAPLPEIVLRIGMNLGDVRFEDGDIYGDGVNVAARLEPLAEPGGICISSIVKESIVGRVNALFEDSGEVQLKNIDRPIHIWKWRPPRPTAAKSALPLEKVDSMRPSLAVLPFENMSGDVEQEYFADGVVEDMITALSRFRSFAVIARNSSFVYKGRATDVRQVARELGVRYVLEGSIRRAATRLRITAQLVEGATGAHLWAEHYDGSTEDIFDFQDRITESVVAIVEPQIKSAEIARSRRERPESIEAYDIYLQTMVNFYVDTPERNQAGLTLINQAIALEPNNATYLATAVILLMQRGTLGWKLSGVEDPQALCRNYIERALSHGHGDATVTGICGNALIQHLKEYDRGFELVRNAVAFNPNNLDVVNFAGVANLHCGSLDDAVTYFLRAERLSPNGLGAHWNLTGLAHVEMVRGNYEEALVWARKSMAANAEYAPCFWMLIAANARLGRMEEARRHLANLLAISPEVTVASIRAGQAAKIPGRIEPILEGLLLAGMPDA
- a CDS encoding NIPSNAP family protein; amino-acid sequence: MTPHTVFELRRYRLLPNGREALIGLFDREFVEPQEAKGMRIEGEFRDLDDPDAFVWVRSFRDMEARTEALASFYSGPVWKEHGPAANETMLNSDNVLLLKSTGSVQPFAHNLKRSQEVERPEARGLIVVNICSLAPRTEEDFARYFSDKALPVMQEAGARIDGVFVTARGVNGFPRLPVREGETVLVWFECHKDEESAARYQERLHRNVNWADEIYPRMDGQCWRRIEVARLTPTSRSLCAW
- a CDS encoding ABC transporter ATP-binding protein codes for the protein MPLSCSPLTVLYGRRKALNGFTLSLEKGEIRALIGPNGSGKSTALQALAGLITPAAGQTSIEGVAVASMSRRAIAKKLAFLPQQPSAPDEMTIAQLVRQGRFPHVGLFRSYDRKDEEAIEWALESTGLTSLADRTLQELSGGERQRAWISAALAQEAGILLLDEPTSFLDIGYQVEVLDLVHRLSRERGVTIVMAIHDINQAIAVSDRISLLERGELRFNGEPRALAESGLIEKTFRVKGRFVEVAPGKPPHFDVELTRHSDA
- a CDS encoding class I SAM-dependent methyltransferase — its product is MSRDAKTIATWYVDPDAEDHMSDGHAPIWRHLIDLILERDLSEKSVLDFGCNQGGLLRHLYAIRPFRKALGIDIAEQSIAKAEAFKGNIPVQHTVGQSLEGWIEEFDLAISHEVVYLVKDIDAHAADIFKALKPGGVYYAVTGCHTDNPLWPKWRELVAKRTNTVVQDRSITDYARAFANAGFEVSGRKLEYGGFIPFVEDGWTPDFADALEYYTGTKTVFRLVKRRNAS
- a CDS encoding FecCD family ABC transporter permease, with the translated sequence MTSNVPAVAQPKPWLLPAAFLLVLLSFVAAVFLGVVDIPADDVMSVLTGGGSPEARSIILDIRLPRIVTGILAGIQFAVAGLLLQTITRNPLADPSLMGVSQGATLTVTTFLLFTVYIFNPGSNTLAELPIGWLPTAGLVGGMAAGGLIYLMAFRLDLSPLRITLCGIAIGAVLHALAIGLIAGWGSARIEIILEWLSGSLYARTWDHAIFLLPFTVAGLAALPLIYRPLILLQFDAALARSFGLSYRKQFSLVLLVSCALAASAVGAIGPIVFVGLIVPHLARFLAGRHFPLVLPLTTVLGAVIVTLGDLIGRLVGRAEEVPIGVVTAIVGVPILIALLRKVP
- a CDS encoding ABC transporter substrate-binding protein, yielding MESARKIATVFGFLAVLAAGTVHAEDAKTLTITDDRGVKVEVPVQPKRIASISYFADDVALALGIKPVASTYMTAGREPEFLLGLTRDMKQIGQRAKPNLELLSEAKPDLIVAIRRYTVGNAPQLEKIAPYVAYNMELLDGSDREIAELSKILGNPERGVELNKEFREHLAEFAAKAPKNVHPRFAIMWGGETPFAFHNENTSASIVNAIGGDNIAGAMTPGGEFGVDLSLETMLEKDPEVLFIYDSGPDRPHENNPIWQELTAVRNKRVFYVGDQWVETNGPIAREIVLREAAHYLYPDVFPAVDVKAEAARIIPAQVQN